From the Gadus chalcogrammus isolate NIFS_2021 chromosome 15, NIFS_Gcha_1.0, whole genome shotgun sequence genome, one window contains:
- the abcg8 gene encoding ATP-binding cassette sub-family G member 8, whose product MDTSNGSVQRDTELFSSKEEDSSLYFTYSGGRNDLEVKDLHYEIDTAAQIPWYEHLAEFKNPWGKKGEKQTAISNLNLRVHSGQMLAVIGSSGCGKTSLLDIITCRDEGGKVRHGQVLINGTPSTPKLVRRSIAHVRQDDRLLPHLTVRETLAFVARLRLPTHFSQAQRDQRVDDVIAELRLRQCAHTRVGNSFVRGVSGGERRRVSIAVQLLWNPGILILDEPTSGLDSFTAHNLVLTLSRLARGNRLVLLSVHQPRSDIFQLFDLVVLLSSGSAAYCGAARDMVPYFTALGHPCPRYCNPSDFYVDLISIDRRSPDQEARCVERARTLALQFQEKVQASEDYMWSPSAAASTSSLPVAAGNGTEVVTVGKHKDHLPGRLHQFTVLIRRHMYNDFRDLVTLLVHGLEALLMSLLVGCLYYGLGPERLSIQDTVALLYMIGALTPFAVVLDVIAKCHTERAMLYHELEDGLYSVTSYFFAKVLGELPEHCAFTLVYGLPIYWLAGLNAAPDRFLLSFMLVWLMVYCSRCMALFVAASLPTLQTSAFMGNAFFTIFYLTGGFVINLENMWLGASWLSHASFMRWGFQGMLLVQFEGNMYPVSLGNFSLNIDGIYVVESMNMNQYPLYACYLVLLAVCLAFILLYYLSLRFIKQKSTQDW is encoded by the exons ATGGACACCTCCAACGGCTCGGTGCAGAGG GACACTGAGCTGTTCTCCAgtaaggaggaggacagcagtCTGTACTTCACCTACAGTGGAGGACGTAATGACCTGGAGGTGAAGGACCTGCACTACGAG ATAGACACAGCAGCACAGATCCCGTGGTACGAGCATCTGGCCGAGTTCAAGAACCCGTGGGGGAAGAAGGGGGAGAAGCAGACGGCCATCAGTAACCTCAACCTGCGCGTGCACAGCGGTCAGATGCTGGCTGTCATAGGGAGCTCAG GGTGTGGCAAGACGTCTCTCCTGGACATCATCACATGCCGGGACGAGGGGGGCAAGGTGAGGCACGGCCAGGTGCTGATCAACGGCACGCCCAGCACACCCAAGCTGGTGAGGAGGAGCATCGCCCACGTGCGTCAGGACGACCGCCTGCTGCCCCACCTCACCGTCAGGGAGACGCTGGCCTTCGTGGCCAGACTCAGGCTGCCCACGCACTTCAGCCAGGCGCAGAGGGACCAGAGG GTTGACGATGTCATCGCCGAGCTGCGGTTGCGACAGTGTGCCCACACCAGGGTGGGCAACAGCTTTGTGAGGGGGGTCTCAGGGGGGGAGCGAAGGAGGGTCAGCATAGCTGTTCAGCTGCTGTGGAACCCTG GCATCCTGATCCTGGACGAGCCCACCTCTGGCCTGGACAGTTTCACCGCCCACAACCTGGTGCTCACCTTGTCCCGCCTGGCCCGGGGGAACCGGCTGGTGCTGCTGTCGGTCCACCAGCCCCGCTCGGACATCTTCCAGCTCTTTGacctggtggtgctgctgtcgTCGGGCTCGGCCGCGTACTGCGGGGCGGCTCGGGACATGGTGCCCTACTTCACCGCCCTGGGACACCCCTGCCCCCGCTACTGCAACCCCTCCGACTTCtacg tggATCTGATCAGCATCGATCGCCGCAGCCCCGACCAGGAGGCGCGCTGTGTGGAGCGGGCCAGGACCCTGGCCCTGCAGTTCCAAGAGAAGGTCCAGGCCTCTGAGGACTACATGTGGAGCCCTTCTGCAGCGGCAAGCACCAG ctCCCTGCCGGTCGCTGCAGGAAACGGAACAGAGGTTGTCACCGTCGGAAAGCATAAAGACCACCTGCCCGGCAGACTGCATCAGTTCACTGTGCTGATCAG ACGCCACATGTACAATGACTTCCGAGACCTGGTCACCCTATTGGTTCACGGCTTGGAGGCCCTGCTCATGTCCCTGCTGGTTGGTTGCCTCTACTATGGGTTGGGGCCAGAGCGCCTGTCCATCCAGGACACCGTGGCCCTCCTCTACATGATCGGAGCTCTCACCCCATTCGCTGTGGTGCTGGACGTCATAGCCAAAT gtcacacagagagagccaTGCTCTATCATGAGTTAGAGGACGGGCTGTACTCTGTCACCTCTTACTTCTTCGCCAAG GTGCTGGGCGAGCTCCCGGAGCACTGTGCCTTCACGCTGGTCTACGGCCTGCCCATCTACTGGCTGGCCGGGCTCAACGCGGCCCCTGACCGCTTCCTGCTCAGCTTCATGCTGGTGTGGCTCATGGTGTACTGCAGCCGCTGCATGGCGCTGTTCGTGGCCGCGTCGCTGCCCACCCTACAGACCTCCGCCTTCATGGGCAACGCCTTCTTCACCATCTTCTACCTCACCGGGGGCTTCGTCATCAACCTGGAGAACATGTGGCTCG GGGCCTCGTGGCTGTCTCATGCCTCCTTCATGCGCTGGGGCTTTCAGGGCATGCTGCTGGTGCAGTTTGAAGGAAACATGTACCCCGTCTCCCTCGGCAACTTCTCCCTCAACATCGACGGCATTTAC GTGGTGGAGTCCATGAACATGAACCAGTACCCCTTGTACGCCTGCTACCTGGTGCTGCTGGCCGTCTGTCTGgccttcatcctcctctacTACCTGTCACTCAGATTCATCAAACAGAAGTCAACGCAGGACTGGTGA
- the abcg5 gene encoding ATP-binding cassette sub-family G member 5, which yields MPVWEIHWLNLRLGNGYAEPGTRLLIVCGVDRCTICPNIVVTQADGEMSESFSMPATGSENGSFRFLSDKKEEQTTSPSCSLSVSGVSYTVSERAGPWWDLPSYRKRWTRQILNEVSFHVSSGEILGILGNSGSGKTTLLDAIAGRIGHLGTLSGDVFINGQKIKQEQYQDCFSYVLQSDNLLSYLTVEETLTYTAQLALRRHSEEAIRKKVSAVMSELSLTHVGRSVIGGRVFPGISGGERRRVSIACQLLQDPKVILLDEPTTGLDSMTANQIVVLLAELARRDRIVIVTIHQPRSELFRVFSRIAVMSRGELVFCGQPGEMVDFFSQCGYECPEYCNPFDIYVDFTSVDTRSVEREAATFSRMHNITSSYQGSAIYQSMLGKMEQSLRVSNKAAIPFKSKESPSSLVKMGVLFRRTMRNLSRDRMGVLMRLSQNLIYGLFIAFFVVRLDSDVTKGAVQDRIGIIYQAVGASPYTGMLNAVALFTSLRAISDQESQDGLYSKWQMFLAYVFHILPFSIVSVFIFTSFLYWTVGMHPDTMRFLCFSAVVLVPHIIGEWLTVVLLGVVQNPNMINSGVALLNIAGILVGSGFLRSTQQMPEVFQWLSYLTFQKYSCELLIVTEFHELNFTCSNSVIPGACLIAQGSQIIDQGYPGALSRYTLDFVLLYSFLPTLLLLGVASFKIRDRLIRH from the exons ATGCCAGTGTGGGAAATACATTGGTTGAATCTTCGCTTAGGGAACGGTTACGCAGAGCCAGGAACAAGACTACTGATCGTTTGTGGTGTGGATCGGTGCACCATTTGCCCTAACATAGTAGTTACACAGGCCGACGGGGAGATGAGTGAATCCTTCTCGATGCCAGCGACCGGGTCGGAGAATGGGTCGTTCAGGTTCCTATCAgataagaaggaggagcagactaCATCGCCCTCCTGCAGCCTGAGTGTCAGCGGGGTGTCCTACACGGTCAG cGAGCGTGCCGGTCCGTGGTGGGACTTGCCTTCGTACAGAAAGCGATGGACTCGACAGATTCTGAACGAGGTCTCGTTCCACGTGAGCAGTGGAGAGATCCTGGGGATCCTGGGGAACTCAG GTTCAGGGAAGACCACTCTGCTAGATGCCATTGCAGGCCGGATCGGACACTTAGGCACTCTGTCTGGGGATGTCTTCATCAACGGGCAGAAGATTAAACAAGAGCAGTACCAGGACTGTTTCTCCTACGTCCTGCAG aGTGATAACCTGCTGAGCTACCTGAcggtggaggagacactgaCCTACACAGCCCAGCTGGCCCTGCGCAGACACTCTGAGGAGGCCATCAGGAAGAAG GTGTCAGCAGTGATGTCGGAGCTCAGCCTGACCCACGTGGGCCGCAGTGTGATTGGAGGACGGGTCTTCCCTGGAAtctctgggggagagaggaggagggtctcCATCGCCTGTCAGCTCCTTCAGGACCCca AGGTGATCCTATTGGATGAGCCGACCACTGGACTGGATAGCATgacggccaatcagatcgtggtACTGCTGGCAGAGCTGGCCAGGAGAGACCGAATCGTCATAGTTACCATCCATCAACCGCGCTCAGAGCTCTTCAGG gtcttcAGTAGGATAGCCGTAATGAGTCGGGGTGAGCTGGTGTTCTGCGGTCAGCCGGGGGAGATGGTGGACTTCTTCAGTCAGTGTGGATACGAGTGTCCCGAGTACTGCAACCCATTTGATATCTATG TCGACTTCACGTCGGTGGATACGCGCAGCGTGGAGAGGGAGGCAGCCACGTTCAGCCGTATGCACAACATCACTTCCTCTTATCAAGGCTCAGCCATCTACCAGAGCATGCTGGGAAAGATGGAACAGAGCCTCCGGGTCAGCAACAAGGCGGCCATCCCCTTCAAGAGCAAAGAGTCTCCCAGCAGCCTGGTCAAAATGGGGGTCCTCTTCAG gcgCACCATGCGTAACCTGTCTCGGGATAGGATGGGGGTCCTGATGCGCCTGTCCCAGAACCTGATCTACGGCCTGTTCATCGCCTTCTTCGTGGTGCGCCTGGACTCCGACGTGACCAAGGGCGCGGTGCAGGACCGCATCGGCATCATCTACCAGGCGGTGGGCGCCTCGCCATACACTGGCATGCTCAACGCCGTGGCACTCT TCACGTCCTTGCGGGCCATCTCAGACCAGGAGAGCCAGGACGGGCTCTACAGCAAGTGGCAGATGTTCCTGGCCTACGTCTTCCACATCCTGCCCTTCAGCATCGTCAGTGTCTTCATCTTCACCTCCTTCCTCTACTG GACGGTGGGCATGCATCCAGACACCATGCGCTTCCTGTGTTTCTCCGCTGTGGTCCTTGTGCCTCATATCATAG GTGAGTGGCTGACGGTGGTTCTGCTGGGGGTGGTGCAGAACCCCAACATGATCAACAGTGGTGTGGCCCTGCTCAATATCGCTGGCATCTTGGTGGGCTCCGGCTTCCTCAG AAGCACCCAGCAGATGCCAGAGGTGTTCCAGTGGCTCAGCTACCTGACCTTCCAGAAGTACAGCTGTGAGCTGCTCATCGTCACAGAGTTTCATGAACTCAACTTCACCTGCA